A DNA window from Paenibacillus andongensis contains the following coding sequences:
- the hemW gene encoding radical SAM family heme chaperone HemW has translation MLVTYTAPTAVYIHIPFCTNKCHYCDFNSYVLKGQPVMEYLDALEREMELTVRNNPPSKVETIFVGGGTPTVLLPDQMERFLRMVRTYFPADSAEVEFSMEANPGTTDEDKLAVMKEGGVNRISFGVQSFNNDLLAAIGRIHNTDDVHRSIANAKKLGFDNLSIDLMFGLPKQTVDIMQATLDEALSLDLQHYSIYSLKVEENTLFHTLFNKNQLPLPSEDEEVDMYELIMKRLEAAGYKQYEISNFAKPGRESRHNTMYWRNRSYYGLGAGAHGYMNGQRHVNVKGIQPYIDASKVGLPIMEQFEVTRQEAMEDFMMVGLRLLEGVRNADFIDQFGINIESQFGETLNGWLRKQLLEQTPDGYRLSKHGILLGNEVFASFLA, from the coding sequence ATGTTAGTAACCTATACGGCCCCAACCGCTGTGTATATTCATATCCCTTTTTGCACAAACAAATGCCATTATTGCGATTTCAACTCTTATGTACTCAAAGGCCAACCTGTCATGGAGTATCTGGATGCGCTTGAGCGCGAGATGGAACTTACGGTTAGAAATAATCCACCGAGCAAGGTGGAAACGATTTTCGTGGGCGGGGGAACACCAACTGTGCTGCTTCCTGATCAAATGGAGCGGTTTCTGCGCATGGTTCGTACGTATTTTCCGGCAGATAGCGCAGAAGTTGAGTTTTCCATGGAAGCAAACCCAGGAACGACGGATGAAGATAAGCTTGCCGTTATGAAAGAAGGCGGCGTTAATCGGATTAGTTTCGGTGTGCAATCTTTCAATAATGATTTGCTTGCTGCGATTGGGCGCATTCATAATACAGATGACGTGCATAGAAGCATCGCAAATGCCAAAAAGCTAGGTTTCGATAACCTTTCTATTGACTTGATGTTCGGACTTCCCAAACAAACCGTGGATATTATGCAGGCTACGTTAGATGAGGCCTTATCTCTGGATCTGCAGCATTACTCCATCTATAGCTTAAAAGTAGAAGAGAATACGTTGTTTCACACATTATTCAATAAGAATCAACTGCCTCTTCCAAGTGAAGATGAAGAAGTTGATATGTACGAACTCATCATGAAGAGGCTAGAAGCAGCGGGTTATAAGCAATATGAAATCAGCAACTTTGCTAAACCGGGTCGAGAGAGCAGGCATAACACGATGTACTGGCGCAATCGTTCCTACTATGGACTTGGTGCAGGGGCTCATGGATACATGAATGGCCAGCGTCATGTGAATGTGAAGGGAATTCAACCTTATATCGATGCTTCCAAAGTAGGCTTACCGATCATGGAACAATTTGAGGTAACGCGGCAGGAAGCTATGGAAGACTTCATGATGGTTGGTTTGCGTTTGCTGGAAGGTGTGCGGAACGCAGATTTCATCGATCAATTCGGAATCAATATCGAATCACAATTCGGGGAAACCTTAAATGGCTGGCTGCGAAAACAGCTGCTTGAACAAACGCCAGATGGGTATCGATTGTCCAAACATGGCATCCTGCTTGGCAACGAGGTTTTTGCTTCGTTCCTTGCTTAG
- a CDS encoding N-acetyltransferase, giving the protein MTVNLSTTVSVRKASISDIEKLYDIIQGYAKQGIMLPRSKEMLEEQIDTFVVAESDGLLIGCGSLTRLGPDLVEIRSLGMTPGYKGQGIGGKLVNFLVEEARSQGIIKVMALTYEVAFFQKNGFTLVPKEIFPEKVWKDCMHCKKQYCCDEIAVLKRLD; this is encoded by the coding sequence ATGACAGTGAATCTATCAACTACAGTGTCCGTTAGAAAAGCTTCGATAAGCGATATTGAGAAGCTGTATGATATTATACAAGGCTATGCCAAACAGGGGATTATGCTGCCGCGGAGCAAAGAGATGCTGGAGGAGCAGATTGACACTTTCGTTGTCGCTGAATCGGATGGCTTGCTGATTGGCTGCGGCTCCCTCACACGGCTTGGGCCTGATCTTGTTGAGATTCGCTCACTTGGGATGACCCCGGGCTACAAGGGACAAGGAATTGGCGGGAAACTTGTGAACTTCTTAGTTGAAGAGGCAAGGAGTCAAGGAATTATTAAAGTGATGGCGCTCACGTATGAAGTCGCGTTTTTTCAAAAAAACGGCTTTACCCTCGTGCCCAAAGAGATTTTTCCAGAGAAGGTTTGGAAAGATTGTATGCATTGCAAAAAACAGTATTGCTGCGACGAAATCGCCGTACTTAAACGTTTGGATTGA
- the hrcA gene encoding heat-inducible transcriptional repressor HrcA translates to MLTERQRMILSAIIDDYVRSAEPIGSRSISKRGNVGFSPATIRNEMSDLEEMGYLEQPHTSAGRIPSHKGYRYYVDHLLQHGTLHNNDLDSMKGAFAERIQEMEGVIQHVAGMLSSLTNYTSIVLGPEVFSTTLKHLQIIPLTETTAVAIIVMNTGHVENKTVSIPEGIRMSEIEKVVNILNAKLKNVPLIEFKSRLYNEISSELSKYVNGYQELLAVVESVLQSNEKDRVFLSGMTNMLTQPEFKDVDKVKSIFDLLEEAPTLIKLFTSANEGIEIKIGAENSIEAINNCSLITASYSIGDKPLGTIGILGPTRMEYGRVISLMEHLSKHLEVVLGRWYGK, encoded by the coding sequence ATGTTGACGGAGCGTCAGCGCATGATTTTAAGTGCTATCATTGATGATTATGTTCGTTCAGCAGAGCCAATTGGTTCGCGAAGTATTTCGAAGCGGGGCAATGTCGGGTTCAGTCCGGCGACGATCCGTAACGAGATGTCTGATCTCGAAGAAATGGGTTATTTGGAGCAGCCCCATACGTCCGCAGGCCGTATACCCTCGCACAAAGGATATCGCTATTATGTCGATCATTTGCTGCAACACGGTACCTTGCATAATAACGATTTGGACTCCATGAAGGGTGCTTTTGCTGAACGCATTCAAGAGATGGAAGGTGTGATCCAGCATGTTGCGGGAATGCTCTCCAGTCTTACGAATTATACATCGATCGTGCTGGGTCCTGAGGTATTCAGTACAACGCTGAAACACCTACAGATTATCCCGCTTACAGAGACGACAGCCGTAGCCATTATTGTTATGAATACGGGTCATGTGGAGAATAAAACAGTTTCCATTCCTGAAGGCATACGGATGTCTGAGATCGAGAAGGTCGTTAATATTCTGAATGCAAAGCTTAAAAATGTCCCGTTGATTGAGTTTAAATCTAGGCTTTATAATGAAATTTCGAGCGAGTTAAGCAAATATGTGAATGGGTATCAAGAGCTTCTTGCGGTTGTGGAAAGCGTGCTTCAAAGCAATGAGAAGGATCGCGTCTTCCTAAGCGGTATGACGAATATGTTGACCCAGCCCGAGTTCAAGGATGTTGACAAGGTCAAGAGCATTTTTGATCTATTGGAAGAAGCACCAACCCTTATCAAATTGTTTACTTCGGCAAATGAAGGCATTGAGATCAAAATTGGTGCTGAAAATAGTATTGAAGCTATCAATAATTGCAGCTTAATTACGGCCTCCTATTCGATCGGTGATAAGCCTCTTGGAACGATAGGGATTTTGGGGCCAACCCGAATGGAATACGGCAGGGTTATTAGCTTAATGGAGCATTTGTCGAAGCATCTCGAAGTCGTTCTTGGGCGTTGGTATGGCAAATGA